In the genome of Gemmatimonas aurantiaca, the window AAAAACGCCGCACCGAACATCAACATCCCTTCGCTGGTGTGCATGAAGCCCTCACCCATCTCGGGGCTCACGAACAGCACCAGGAATCCGGTCAGAAACACACGCACGCCGTTGATCACGATCGCGATGGGGATCGCGATGAGCACCAGCAGCAACCGCGTCGGCCACTTCTGCAGGAACATCGCCCCCAGCAGCACGCCAAGACTCAGCAGCGCGGTGAGCGAACGCAGTCCGCTGCACGCTTCGGCTACGAACAGCTCCTGACCGGGAATACGGATCACGTTGCCGTTCATCAGCACCGGGATCTTGCGCCACTCCAGCAGCGCCGCCCCGATCTTGCTGGCCGTGAACTGCAGCGGCAGCGCCACCGTGTTCAGAATGACTTCCGGAATCGGAATACTCAGCGACACCAAGGTGAAGGGCAGCCACCAATGCAGCAGTTGCCGGAAACCGGCGTGCCACACCACCAGGCCGCCCAGCGCCATCACCATGCTGCCCCGCATCACGAACAGCTCGGCGGCGAGGTCAGACGCATAGCGGAACAATACCGCGGCGATGATGATGGCCAGGCCAAGGGCGCGTTGTGGCCTGGCACCTTCCACGACGCCACTCTTGTACGCGAACCAGAGGGACAAAGGCGCCAGCAGCAGTCCGTGCCCTGAATTGGGGTCGTTCCACCAGGCGTCGGCCAGCAGCCGCATCGGCTTGGCAAAGAGCAGGACGAACATCACGGCGGTCAGCACATGGGCTGCCAGCTCCGCAGGGGCCAGCGCCCGGACGGACTCGAGGCCGCGACGGAGGTCGCGACCGAGCTCGTCCAACGCCGAACTGCTCGTCTGCTGTGGCGAAGTTGCGGGAATCGTCACCAGGTACTCACCGTAGTCCACCAGTTGTCCATCAGTTGCGCGAATGAGGGAAGGCACAGGCAAGACGCCCGGCCGGCCCTCGCTGTCACAGCCTGGAATCCCCGGAGACCAGGACGCGGGCAGCGGCCCATCCTTGAACCCTCAAGCTACTCCACTGCTCCCTGCGGGTCAGGTCGCCAGCAGAATGCTGGTGAACCGCGGATCCGGTTCCGTCCGCCCCGCGCGCGCCTCGTAGTCCGCCAGCTGATCCGGCAGCACCTTGCCCACGCCGAAGTACGTGCCTTCCGGCCGCCAGAAGTACCAGCCACTCACGCTGGCGCCGGGAATCATGGAATACCCCTCGGTCAGGACCATCCCGGCGTGCTCTTCCGCGCCGGTCAGTGCAAAGAGAGTGCCCTTCTCGCGGTGGTCGGGGCAGGCGGGGTACCCGGGCGCCGGCCGGATGCCCTGATACTGCTCCCGGATCAGCCCTTCGTTGTCCAGCACCTCCCCGTTGGCGTACCCCCAGAACTCCGTGCGCACCCGCTGGTGCAGCCGCTCCGCCAGCGCCTCCGCCAGCCGATCAGCCAGCGCCTTGGCCATGATGGCGCTGTAGTCGTCATGGACGGCGTGAAATTCTGCTACCAGCGACTCGAGCCCATGACCGGCCGTCACCGCAAAAGCGCCCATATAGTCGAGTACGCCACTGTCACTGGGCGCGACAAAATCGGCGAGGCAATAATTGGGACGGCCGTCACCTTTCTTGTCGAGCTGCTGCCGCAGCATATGCAGCGTGGCTGCCACAGACGAGGCGGACTCATCAGTGTACAGTCGGATATCATCCCCCACCGCCTGCGCCGGCCAGAATCCGAACACCGCCCGCGCCTCGAGACGCCGCTCGGCCACGATCCGGTCCAGCAGTGCGCGGGCGTCGGCATACAGTGACCTGGCCGTCTCTCCAACCACCTCGTCGTCGAGAATGGCCGGGTAATGGCCGGCCAGCTCCCAGGTCTGGAAGAACGGGGTCCAGTCGATGAAGGGAACCAGGTCTTCCAGCGGATACGGCACGATGCTGCGCACCCCCGTGAACGTCGGCACCGGCACAGGTATCGACAGGTCGATGGCCACCCGATTGGTCCGCGCCGTTTCGATGGGAATGAGACGGTCCGCCCCGCCACGCGCCGCCCGCGCCTCGCGGATCCCGGCATACTCCTGCCGGAGCGCCTGCACATAGGCATGGCGCCGTTCGGGGCTCAGCAGGCTGCTGGTGACGCCCACTGCACGCGAAGCATCGAGCACGTGCACCACCGGGCCGCTGTAGGCCGGTTCGATCTTGAGGGCCGTGTGTGCCTTGCTGGTCGTGGCACCGCCAATGAGCAACGGGATGGTGAAGCCCTGCCGCTCCATCTCGCTGGCCACGAAGGCCATCTCTTCCAGACTGGGTGTAATGAGTCCCGACAGGCCAACCACGTCGGCTTCGATCTCCCGCGCCTTGTCCAGAATGGTGGCGCAGCTCTGCATCACGCCGAGGTCAACGACTTCGTAGCCGTTACACTGGAGCACCACACCCACGATGTTCTTGCCGATGTCGTGCACATCGCCTTTCACCGTGGCCATGAGCACACGCCCCGCCGACTTGGTGTTGGCGGTCTTCTGTGCTTCGATGAATGGGATGAGGTGCGCCACGGCCTTCTTCATCACGCGCGCGCTCTTCACCACCTGCGGCAGGAACAGCTTGCCGGCGCCGAAGAGGTCTCCCACGATGTTCATGCCGCGCATGAGCGGACCCTCGATCACCTCGATGGGCTGCGCCACCAGGTGGCGAGCCTCCTCGGTGTCTGCCACCACATGCGCGTCGATGCCATGGACGAGGGCATGTGACAGACGTTCGTCCACCGGCAATGACCGCCAGGCGTCATCGGTCACCGCCTTCGCGGCGCGTCCCTTCACCTGTTCGGCCACTTCCATCAGCCGCTCGGTGGCATCGGAGCGCCGGTTGAGCACGAGGTCTTCCACCCGCTCGCGCAGATCGGTGGGGATATCCTCGTAGGGTACGAGTTGTCCGGCGTTCACGATGCCCATGTCCATGCCGGCACGGATGCCATGGTACAGGAACACCGCGTGGATGGCTTCACGCAGCGGATTGTTGCCGCGGAATGAGAAGCTCACGTTGCTCACGCCGCCGCTGATTTTCACATGTGGCAGCGTACGCTTGATCTCGCGTGTGGCCGCGAAATAGTCCACCGCGTAATTGGCATGTTCCTCGATGCCCGTGCCGATGGCGAAGATATTGGGATCGAAGATGATGTCTTCGGGCGGGAAGCCCACCTGTTCCGTGAGCAGCCGGTACGCCCGCGTGCAGATGCTCACGCGCTGGGCCACGGTGTCCGCCTGTCCGTCTTCGTCGAACGCCATCACGATCACGGCCGCGCCGTAACGACGCACCAGCCGCGCCTGACGCAGGAATTCCGCTTCGCCTTCCTTGAGCGAGATGGAATTGACGATGCCCTTGCCCTGCAGGCACTTGAGGCCGGCTTCGATGACGCTCCACTTGCTGGAGTCCACCATCACCGGCACCCGCGCGATGTCCGGCTCGCTGGCCACGAGATTCAGGAACGTGGTCATGGCGCGTTCGGCGTCGAGCAGCCCTTCGTCCATGTTCACGTCGATGACCTGCGCGCCGCTCAATACCTGCTGCCGTGCCACGACCAGGGCGTCCGCGTAGCTGCCCTCGAGAATGAGCTTCGCGAAGCGCGCCGAACCGGTGACGTTGGTGCGCTCACCCACATTCACGAAATTCGTGGTGGGCCCCACCGTGAAGGGTTCGAGGCCGCTCAGGTGCAGGCGCGGCTCCAGTGCGGGAATGGCCCGTGGCGCCACCCCCTGCACGGCCTGCGCGATGGCCGCGATGTGTTCGGGTGTGGTGCCGCAGCATCCCCCCACGATGTTCACGAGACCGCTGCGCGCCCATTCACCGATCTGCTCGGCCATGTGCTCCGGCGTCTCATCGTAGCCGCCGAAGGCGTTGGGCAGGCCGGCATTGGGGTGTGCGCTCACATGACAATCGGCGATGCGCGCGAGCTCCTGCACGTACTGCCGGAGTTGATCGGCACCCAGGGCACAATTGAGACCGATGGACAGCGGCCGGACATTGGACATGGAGTACCAGAACGCCTCCGCCGTCTGCCCGGACAGAGTCCGGCCGCTGGCGTCGGTGATGGTGCCCGAGATCATCACCGGGTAGCGGGTGCCCGTCTCCTCGAAATACCGTTCGATGGCGAAGAGAGCGGCCCTGGCATTCAGCGAATCGAAGATGGTCTCGACCAGCAGCAGGTCGGCCCCGCCGTCGATCAGCCCGCGGGTGGCTTCGAGATAGGCATTGACCAACTGGTCGTAGGTCACATTGCGGGCGCCCGGATTCTCCACTTCGGGGGAGATGCTGGCCGTGCGGTTGGTGGGGCCGAGCACCCCTGCCACCCAGCGGGGCCGGCCGGGGTCCTGCATCTCGAACTCGTCAGCCACCCGGCGGGCCAGGGCCGCCCCGGCCACGTTGAGTTCATAGGCCAGCGCCTCCATGCCGTAGTCGGCCATGGAGATGGCGTTGGCATTGAAGGTGTTGGTTTCGAGGATATCCGCACCGGCCGCGAGGTACTGGCGGTGCACGTCGGCCACGATCTCCGGTTGCGTCAGG includes:
- the metH gene encoding methionine synthase; the encoded protein is MLASVVTPRPSVVSAASARAARIAMLQEALGRRVLIIDGAMGTMLQRHRLTEADYRGTGRFADWSHDLKGNNDLLVLTQPEIVADVHRQYLAAGADILETNTFNANAISMADYGMEALAYELNVAGAALARRVADEFEMQDPGRPRWVAGVLGPTNRTASISPEVENPGARNVTYDQLVNAYLEATRGLIDGGADLLLVETIFDSLNARAALFAIERYFEETGTRYPVMISGTITDASGRTLSGQTAEAFWYSMSNVRPLSIGLNCALGADQLRQYVQELARIADCHVSAHPNAGLPNAFGGYDETPEHMAEQIGEWARSGLVNIVGGCCGTTPEHIAAIAQAVQGVAPRAIPALEPRLHLSGLEPFTVGPTTNFVNVGERTNVTGSARFAKLILEGSYADALVVARQQVLSGAQVIDVNMDEGLLDAERAMTTFLNLVASEPDIARVPVMVDSSKWSVIEAGLKCLQGKGIVNSISLKEGEAEFLRQARLVRRYGAAVIVMAFDEDGQADTVAQRVSICTRAYRLLTEQVGFPPEDIIFDPNIFAIGTGIEEHANYAVDYFAATREIKRTLPHVKISGGVSNVSFSFRGNNPLREAIHAVFLYHGIRAGMDMGIVNAGQLVPYEDIPTDLRERVEDLVLNRRSDATERLMEVAEQVKGRAAKAVTDDAWRSLPVDERLSHALVHGIDAHVVADTEEARHLVAQPIEVIEGPLMRGMNIVGDLFGAGKLFLPQVVKSARVMKKAVAHLIPFIEAQKTANTKSAGRVLMATVKGDVHDIGKNIVGVVLQCNGYEVVDLGVMQSCATILDKAREIEADVVGLSGLITPSLEEMAFVASEMERQGFTIPLLIGGATTSKAHTALKIEPAYSGPVVHVLDASRAVGVTSSLLSPERRHAYVQALRQEYAGIREARAARGGADRLIPIETARTNRVAIDLSIPVPVPTFTGVRSIVPYPLEDLVPFIDWTPFFQTWELAGHYPAILDDEVVGETARSLYADARALLDRIVAERRLEARAVFGFWPAQAVGDDIRLYTDESASSVAATLHMLRQQLDKKGDGRPNYCLADFVAPSDSGVLDYMGAFAVTAGHGLESLVAEFHAVHDDYSAIMAKALADRLAEALAERLHQRVRTEFWGYANGEVLDNEGLIREQYQGIRPAPGYPACPDHREKGTLFALTGAEEHAGMVLTEGYSMIPGASVSGWYFWRPEGTYFGVGKVLPDQLADYEARAGRTEPDPRFTSILLAT
- a CDS encoding exosortase/archaeosortase family protein; its protein translation is MTIPATSPQQTSSSALDELGRDLRRGLESVRALAPAELAAHVLTAVMFVLLFAKPMRLLADAWWNDPNSGHGLLLAPLSLWFAYKSGVVEGARPQRALGLAIIIAAVLFRYASDLAAELFVMRGSMVMALGGLVVWHAGFRQLLHWWLPFTLVSLSIPIPEVILNTVALPLQFTASKIGAALLEWRKIPVLMNGNVIRIPGQELFVAEACSGLRSLTALLSLGVLLGAMFLQKWPTRLLLVLIAIPIAIVINGVRVFLTGFLVLFVSPEMGEGFMHTSEGMLMFGAAFFFTAIVAWVLSKGEGLVLRSTAKAGVA